A genomic region of Ictidomys tridecemlineatus isolate mIctTri1 chromosome 10, mIctTri1.hap1, whole genome shotgun sequence contains the following coding sequences:
- the Gde1 gene encoding glycerophosphodiester phosphodiesterase 1 isoform X1 codes for MWLWEDQGGLLGPFSFLLLLLLLVTRSPFNACLLTGSLFVLLRFFSFEQVPSDRALQVLKPRDRISAIAHRGGSHDAPENTLAAIRQAAKNGATGVELDIEFTSDGIPVLMHDNTVDRTTDGTGRLCDLTFEQIRKLNPAANHRLRNDFPNEKIPTLREAVAECLHYNLTIFFDVKGHASMATDALKKIYMEYPQLYNNSMVSSFLPEVIYKMRQTDQNVITALTHRPWSLSHTEDGKPRYSGVFKQFLFVVMDILLDWSMHNILWYLCGISAFLMQKDFVSPDYLRKWSAKGIQVVGWTVNTFDEKNYYESHLGSSYITDSMLEDCPPQV; via the exons ATGTGGCTGTGGGAGGACCAGGGGGGCCTCCTGggccccttctccttcctgctgctgctgctgctgctggtgacgCGCAGCCCCTTCAATGCCTGCCTCCTCACCGGCAGCCTCTTCGTCCTGCTGCGCTTCTTCAGCTTTGAGCAGGTGCCGTCCGACAGGGCCCTGCAGGTGCTCAAGCCCCGGGACCGCATCTCCGCCATCGCCCACCGCGGCGGCAGCCACGACGCGCCCGAGAACACGCTGGCGGCCATTCGGCAG GCAGCTAAGAATGGAGCGACAGGTGTGGAGCTGGACATTGAGTTCACCTCCGATGGGATTCCTGTCCTGATGCACGACAACACTGTGGATCGGACGACAGATGGGACTGGCCGATTGTGTGATTTGACGTTTGAACAAATTAGGAAACTTAACCCTGCAGCCAACCATAGACTTAG gAATGATTTCCCTAATGAAAAGATCCCTACCTTGAGGGAAGCCGTGGCCGAGTGCCTGCACTACAACCTCACAATCTTCTTTGATGTCAAAGGCCATGCAAGTATG GCCACTGAtgctctaaagaaaatatatatggaatatcCACAGCTGTATAATAATAGTATGGTCTCCTCATTCTTGCCAGAAGTTATCTATAAG ATGAGACAAACGGATCAGAATGTAATAACAGCTTTAACTCACAGACCTTGGAGCCTGAGCCACACAGAGGATGGGAAACCACGCTACAGTGGTGTCTTTAAGCAGTTCCTGTTTGTAGTAATGGACATTTTGCTCGATTGGAGCATGCATAACATCCTGTGGTACCTGTGTGGGATTTCTGCTTTCCTCATGCAGAAGGATTTTGTATCTCC GGACTATTTGAGGAAGTGGTCAGCTAAAGGAATCCAGGTCGTTGGTTGGACTGTCAATAcctttgatgaaaaaaattactaCGAATCCCACCTTGGTTCCAGCTACATCACCGATAGCATGTTGGAAGACTGTCCCCCGCAGGTCTAG
- the Gde1 gene encoding glycerophosphodiester phosphodiesterase 1 isoform X2, with translation MHDNTVDRTTDGTGRLCDLTFEQIRKLNPAANHRLRNDFPNEKIPTLREAVAECLHYNLTIFFDVKGHASMATDALKKIYMEYPQLYNNSMVSSFLPEVIYKMRQTDQNVITALTHRPWSLSHTEDGKPRYSGVFKQFLFVVMDILLDWSMHNILWYLCGISAFLMQKDFVSPDYLRKWSAKGIQVVGWTVNTFDEKNYYESHLGSSYITDSMLEDCPPQV, from the exons ATGCACGACAACACTGTGGATCGGACGACAGATGGGACTGGCCGATTGTGTGATTTGACGTTTGAACAAATTAGGAAACTTAACCCTGCAGCCAACCATAGACTTAG gAATGATTTCCCTAATGAAAAGATCCCTACCTTGAGGGAAGCCGTGGCCGAGTGCCTGCACTACAACCTCACAATCTTCTTTGATGTCAAAGGCCATGCAAGTATG GCCACTGAtgctctaaagaaaatatatatggaatatcCACAGCTGTATAATAATAGTATGGTCTCCTCATTCTTGCCAGAAGTTATCTATAAG ATGAGACAAACGGATCAGAATGTAATAACAGCTTTAACTCACAGACCTTGGAGCCTGAGCCACACAGAGGATGGGAAACCACGCTACAGTGGTGTCTTTAAGCAGTTCCTGTTTGTAGTAATGGACATTTTGCTCGATTGGAGCATGCATAACATCCTGTGGTACCTGTGTGGGATTTCTGCTTTCCTCATGCAGAAGGATTTTGTATCTCC GGACTATTTGAGGAAGTGGTCAGCTAAAGGAATCCAGGTCGTTGGTTGGACTGTCAATAcctttgatgaaaaaaattactaCGAATCCCACCTTGGTTCCAGCTACATCACCGATAGCATGTTGGAAGACTGTCCCCCGCAGGTCTAG